The Trachemys scripta elegans isolate TJP31775 chromosome 21, CAS_Tse_1.0, whole genome shotgun sequence genome has a segment encoding these proteins:
- the CLDN25 gene encoding putative claudin-25 has translation MAWSCNTKVHLGGIFLSFFGWVSSCVATFVPLWKNLNLDLNEMEIWTMGLWQVCVMQEEGIMECKSYESFLALPLDLRVSRILMFLSNGSGLLGFLISSCGLDCCKAWEEKTALKKQLTLCGGVIFGISGIMTLIPVSWLAYNTVNEFWDETVPEIVPRWEFGEAMFLGWFAGFFLVIGGLLIICSACLKGTEMPTMPLAACREPTQVQDPLAMRHWSQHSHPKNADLVI, from the coding sequence ATGGCTTGGAGCTGTAACACGAAGGTTCACCTGGGAGGAATATTTCTCTCATTCTTTGGATGGGTCTCATCCTGCGTTGCGACTTTTGTGCCACTCTGGAAGAATCTCAACCTGGACTTGAATGAAATGGAGATCTGGACCATGGGGCTTTGGCAAGTCTGCGTAATGCAAGAGGAAGGTATTATGGAGTGTAAAAGCTATGAGtctttcttggctctgccattggaCCTCAGGGTGTCCAGGATTTTGATGTTCCTCTCTAATGGATCAGGACTTCTTGGATTCTTGATCTCCAGTTGTGGGCTAGACTGTTGCAAGGCCTGGGAAGAAAAAACGGCTCTAAAGAAACAACTAACGCTTTGCGGAGGAGTGATTTTTGGCATCTCAGGAATTATGACCCTCATTCCAGTTTCCTGGCTCGCCTATAACACCGTAAATGAATTCTGGGATGAAACTGTCCCAGAAATTGTACCTAGATGGGAATTTGGGGAAGCAATGTTCTTGGGCTGGTTTGCTGGATTTTTCCTTGTAATAGGCGGGCTGCTCATCATCTGCTCAGCCTGTTTGAAAGGGACGGAAATGCCAACAATGCCTTTAGCAGCTTGCCGTGAACCAACACAGGTGCAAGATCCATTAGCAATGCGACACTGGAGCCAACATTCACACCCCAAAAACGCTGACCTGGTAATCTAA